In the Thunnus thynnus chromosome 24, fThuThy2.1, whole genome shotgun sequence genome, TTTGCAAGAGGGTGAGAAACCTTGGAATGACctgaaagatgaaaaagatgGTTTTAAAAGTCAGTTGGACACAGAATAATATATTATTGTTTAATGACAGTAAAGAGTTTGAAGCTCTATTATTTATAACTTTATTGAATGCAGTTGTTAGccttatattttcttttatctatGTTTGACTACTCCTTGAAATCcccatttttattgtattttctgtcTATGTTCTTTTAATTTCTCTATGTTCGCTATCTCATTTCTCTATGTTGAAATCCAGTATGTACGCTAAAACTGAACCTATATTTTATGGAAATTGTATTTTGTGAAGCACCTTGTTACTCTGGTTTTGAAAGACgctatagaaataaagtttacttttaGCATGCAAGTATATTTTGCCAGGTAAAATCTGGTATGACCGCACCTTTATTAACATAGGATCTGACCTCATGCTATTTCACAGCATAGCTCCACCCAAAGCTTAAGATTTAATCAGCCAGTATGACTCAAAACACCTGTGGAGGTGAGCTTGGCCTTAAGATAAAGTTAAAGATCATTGAGCTCACTTTTGTTTACCTGGTGCAGTAAAATCTGCATTAATCCTGCCTAATGTTTCCCCTGTTTGCAAAACAAGCCTCCTGACAGAAGCAGGTAAGGACACTTCTTGTAATCCAGAAAAAATGTgtggaaaaagtaaaacattttgttggaTTAGACTGCAAATATCTTGCACAAGGCCAATTGTGGCTCCTGAGGACTGTTAACCTTCAGACCAATCAATAATTACAATCTTATAGATCCGTTAAATCCGTTCATTGTTACTCATAAAGGTTAAAACTAGCGGCAGTGTCGTCAGTCAGTGTCACTGTACCTTCTCAGTGTACTGTCTGGGCCCGTAGGTGTTGTTACTCCTTGTAATGATGATGGGAAACTGATAATggacagacagagcagcatCAACACACAGAGAACCACAAACTTCATATCTTTACATGCATCTTTAAATGATTTCAGactcatttaaaagttgaataAAACTGTTGTCACATTGTTTTAACTGGTGTGAATGCAACCTGGAAATGCAGGAAtattatacaaaatatatatatatatgatccTGTTCATACAAATCAAATATGAATTGTTTCATCTGAAAAATGCCAGAAtgcccatcacagtttccttAAGCCCAAGATGATCAATTAGctaaattaaaactaaatattttcagtttactaacatgtgtgacaaagaaaagcagcaatttcTCACAATTTAGAAGTTGAAACTAagtaatgtttggcatttttgcttaaaaaagaCTTTAAGATGAAGCGATTATCAAGTAGTCActgattatttttcagttttcttgttCAGAAAGTcttgttagaaaaaaaacatgccataacagtaaaaaaatcaAGAGCTAACACCTCCAGTGAGTcaatttaaattgtttaaactctttaaaaacTTGTTCTTTCATTTAGTTTAGAAGCTTCTTCCCTGCCTCAGTGTGTTTGTACCTTATATTTGTCCCAGTAGGATCTGACCAGATACTCTGCAGCTGCTTTAGTGGCAGAATATGGATTGGATGGCCTCACTGGGCTGCTCTCATCAAACACCTGCAGAAAACAAACCATCAAAATCCATCAACACACCTACTAAATGACCCAACAACAAACCCAAACCCCTTAAATCCACCCAACGATTACTGACCTTGTCCAGACTGGCTCCGTACACTTCATCGGTGCTGACATAGATGAAGCGTTGTGGCTGGTATTGGGCCTGATGTGCGGCTCCAAGTAAAACTCTGGTTCCATCAATGTTGACCCGCTGGAAACTAGACGGATTTTCAAACGATGCATCTGAGGGAACAAACACCACAGTGGAGTAAAGAAGAAGGCAAAAGGTTCATCATCAGTACACACATGACCTCAGATTGAACAACTGCTGCTCACCAACGTGCGTTTTGGCTGCCAGGTGGAAGATCACATCGACGTTTTCTGTGTTGAAGATGTGGTTTACCAGCCGAGAGTTGCACACATCCCCCTGTTAAGACAGACGTACATATGAATAGGAGCTGGAACAAAGTTGCTTTTGCCTATTTATCGTTTTACCATCAAAGTACTCACTCATAGTCATCATTCTAGTTATGTTTTAACTGAGGTCACTATATCACATGCTGTTGACAAGCCAGCTGCTCTCAGAGGTCAATCTATCAAGTTCCATAGTACTAAAGTCAGCAGCTCTCACCCTGATAAAGGTGTAGTTTGCTCTGTCTTCAACACTCTCCAGACTCCTGGGGCTGCAGCAGTAATCCAACTGGAACAGATCAGATAATGAGTTTCTTACAGAATTGTGTTTTGTTATCTCACCACTGACACatgtacatttatattaattaattaattcatctgTGGACAAAGACAACatcacagtggtggaaagtaactttactcaagtactgtacttaagtacaattttgaggtatccaatatttcaccaaagatcaaagattagagaaaaagtccaaaaacggagaacagatttgtgtatcagaacttcattttttcttctttcctctcccattaatcatctcatgacccctcagatttatctggtgaccctttggaggggcccaatcCCTacattgggaaccactggactaaactagctaactgtatataaagtagttgaaactagcttcacctccagcagctacaacagtaacatgctgctctaacactgatgcttcagtattaataatctaatgatttcatatataataatatatcagtcagagggaccaaaccactacttttactgcaaaactttagcatctgaatacttcttccaccactgcaatagCAGGTACACAGAGCGGAGACTTACATTATCCAGATTGATAATTCTCCAGTCAGGGTGTCTGTTGACCAGTGAGCACACAAGATGGGAGCCactagagaaagagaaggagagatggagaTACAGTCATCATAAGACCGACCAAAACATAAGATAGTCAACTCTATCAGCCTCAAGTGCTGTATTAAATCGCTGGAGAGCccctttaaaggacaggttcacaatttttcaagtgtgtcttagaATTAACCtgacgcaccagatggtttgttacacagaaccatctgagaagtctttcttggaaactgtttggtaAAAGGCAGgtactttcaaaaaatactttgcaagtgattggatgaaccatctatCTATCACCATCTAACCTTaagaggcagctggatttgtaAGATTGTGCGAGAATCCTCATATAATGCTGACTGGCACAAAAGCACATAGCTTGAAGCCAGACAAGTTGGACTTTTGCATGATCTAGTGATCTTGTGAAttcagctgcctcacaagggaGGCAGCTGAATTCACaaagtcaggtgtccatatgaacaatgaaagaggttttcctcacggtaatcattcctcctgttcatactggctattaaaagatcccatTTGAATATGCtgtcaatataagtgatggaggTTAAAATCCACAgtatgtccacacagtcattttgtgcaaatatgcatttaaaagttgatgtgaaacttatatgaggcttcagaaatctgagttagtcatatcaagtggatatctgccacatttacagtctttttagcatcaaagtccctctttgtgtttcctcagacagtgtttccctgttgagctgcggtggaagtatagtgagggggactttggcactaaaaagactgtaacgttgaaagatatctacttgatttgaagcttcatattagctttagataatgttcattatattttagggttcatttgggcacctgactgttgtttcaagacagacttggaaaaactgtGGACCTGTCCTTTAAAGTCTCCCTtcacttaaaaatgttttcttgttccttcagttggatgtttgagtttcactatgatttaattgacttttttgtggaaaaaccaaatcagacacattattattccaagcaattatttttatgtcttaatacaaGTCATCACTGAAGAACTTCAATTTAatacacatttctttttctgtgtgagCTGCCTTTTCTCTTATGTCATGTCAACGTGGTTTAGAAATGATAGTTAACCTATAGACTATATTTGATACATTTCAGtataaacagaaaagaaaaaccgGAAGAGATGGTTTCGTCTTTTGTGGCATTAACAACCGAGGAGCTAGAGAGGTTCAGCTGCTTAAAACTGAGCTATGAACAGTAATAGACAacatttatatctttattttttagttttatcaGCATTATTACATGAACTCACATGAATCCAGAGCCTCCAGTCACCAGAACAGTCCTGTTGAAGTCCATCACGACAGTGGACCAACGGCTGTCTGTTGACATTAATGTTTTCTACAGATGTAAAAACGACATTGTACACTCCTGTGTAAGAGTTTTATCTATTGGTCGTTAGTTCGTTATTATAATACTTATAATCCGTTATCCAGCCTGCTGTTTAACTCGTACAGTAGATGCATTGTGTAATGTGCGACAGTCGCAGGGGTTTTACGTTAGTGTTGACACGTTGGAAATGGGCGGGACGTTTGGAACAAATAGactgcttttttctctctgattgGTTTTTTAATGTGACGCGGTGAAGTTGGTACTGTGTGATTGCGTGGATCCCGGATCAATCAAACTGTCAACGCTGTCCAGTGGCCACGGCAACAGCGTCAAGTGAGCTACAATGGATACAATACACATGTAACTTCCTCAAGTTATTTTCAAAGgtttatacttttaaaaaatatggttAAGTGACGTATTACTATCTTAAATCCACATATTCTGAAAGCAAAGCGTATCACTGTCCTGATCACAGAAGCAAAGTTTGAAGGAAATAATAGCCATTTTCGGTACTTTTTAGACATAAGAAATCACTCTTATTACACTTTTTTACAcagtgtaataaaaaataataacagattAGAATGAAACAATTTCATAAACCTACTTTAATAGAATTAATCgaataattaaaaacaacaacgaaAGATAAGTGAATGGTAAGAGAACagttacaataataaaagaaacaacaataGACACAAgtcaaatataaaattataaaatgagaaaacactaaatgaaataaatacataccaataaaacaataaaataaatctaaataaattaaactataACATTATATTGCCTGGAAGGCTTTTGTTTGACGGCAGAAACGTTGACTTCCGGGTTGTTCCTTTGTAACGGGCCGTAACTTGACGCAGCTGCTTGACTTCTGGCTTCGTGGCTCATTGAATTGATTAGCTACCGTTTATTTTGTCTATAACGTTAGACTGTAAAAAAGGGGAGACAATGTCGTATATTACAGCCACACTTATTGTCGCAATACTGCTCAGCTCGGAGGCTTTTGGGAAAACTGTGAAGGGACTTTTGAAGAGCGAAGTGGCGAGACAGCAAAACGGCCAGTTCATCACTAAATTCATGTACCAAGGTAATCA is a window encoding:
- the LOC137176869 gene encoding dTDP-D-glucose 4,6-dehydratase-like; protein product: MSTDSRWSTVVMDFNRTVLVTGGSGFIGSHLVCSLVNRHPDWRIINLDNLDYCCSPRSLESVEDRANYTFIRGDVCNSRLVNHIFNTENVDVIFHLAAKTHVDASFENPSSFQRVNIDGTRVLLGAAHQAQYQPQRFIYVSTDEVYGASLDKVFDESSPVRPSNPYSATKAAAEYLVRSYWDKYKFPIIITRSNNTYGPRQYTEKVIPRFLTLLQMDKKCTIQGTLPKSRHFLFVDDAVNAFLLVLQKGVVGEIYNVGTNCEIPIMQLARELVKMVKNVPDSELNDWLEFVPDRPRVDLRYPIRCEKLQQLGWRAEVSWAEGIRQTVKWYQDNPNFWSEATEDRGPIGSKLENATSQCVASA